Proteins from one Xenopus tropicalis strain Nigerian chromosome 1, UCB_Xtro_10.0, whole genome shotgun sequence genomic window:
- the golm1 gene encoding Golgi membrane protein 1 (The RefSeq protein has 1 non-frameshifting indel and aligns at 91% coverage compared to this genomic sequence) codes for MMGSGNGRRGMKSPPLLIAVLLACIFVLTINYWLTSSRCAELQNQLADLESRMHRIAAERGAVELKKNEFQDKLERQKKQIDTIQSLHNSQLQNANEACHNEKETLLDTISEKEKVMQDLYGQIKTQEQNLSKLKLDFEQLQESQAKKSTFELAQCSYKMKELSEQCEEKLRRALGGGGTKAQDENADTQNTPKPIILKDVIQKQENNENQNPVEPIQKLASPSAVSEEINDTQGVNPKQKPEPAKGSIVGDVLANKLKREDKGEEPLKAKEAAAAAAEENKVEQETNNEEVEREHLLNLEGQQEEAAEEKQAPNPVKQGAEQGLLNDYNGDEGNEAEPEADKQAELADDQNLNDNPEQEKKPDQEDNLPLPNLPDAPDLPKLPDAPELPNAANPAVPDEVNKDKPILRK; via the exons ATGATGGGATCAGGCAATGGGCGTAGAGGAATGAAGTCACCACCTCTTCTTATAGCTGTACTATTGgcatgtatttttgttttaacaATAAACTACTGGCTCACAAGCTCAAGATGTGCCGAACTGCAG aatcAATTGGCAGACCTAGAGAGCAGGATGCATAGGATAGCTGCGGAACGTGGAGCAGTTGAGCTGAAGAAGAATGAATTCCAGGACAAGCTAGAAAGGCAGAAGAAACAGATTGACACTATCCAGTCCTTGCATAACTCCCAGTTGCAAAATGCGAATGAGGCGTGCCACAATGAAAAG GAGACATTATTAGATACCATATCAGAGAAAGAAAAGGTTATGCAGGATCTATAtg GGCAGATCAAGACTCAAGAACAAAACCTGTCAAAATTAAAACTTGACTTTGAACAACTACAGGAAAGCCAGGCTAAGAAATCCACATTCGAGCT AGCCCAGTGCAGCTATAAAATGAAGGAACTCAGTGAGCAGTGTGAGGAGAAGTTGCGGAGAGCCTTAGGTGGAGGTGGGACTAAAGCACAAGATGAAAATGCTGATACTCAAAATACACCCAAG ATAAACGATACTCAGGGGGTGAACCCAAAGCAAAAGCCAGAGCCAGCAAAGGGCTCCATAGTGGGTGATGTGTTGGCAAATAAACTGAAGAGGGAGGACAAGGGGGAGGAACCTTTAAAGGccaaagaagcagcagcagcagcagaagaaaACAAAGTGGAGCaggaaacaaataatgaagaagTGGAAAGGGAGCATCTGCTCAACCTAGAAGGTCAGCAGGAAGAGGCAGCAGAAGAAAAACAAG ctccAAATCCGGTTAAGCAGGGTGCAGAGCAAGGTCTGCTGAATGATTACAATGGAGATGAAGGGAATGAAGCTGAGCCTGAGGCAGACAAACAGGCTGAACTTGCAGATGATCAGAATTTAAATG ATAATCCAGAACAAGAGAAGAAACCTGATCAAG AAGATAATCTTCCACTTCCAAACCTTCCTGATGCTCCAGATCTACCAAAACTTCCAGATGCTCCAGAACTTCCAA ATGCTGCAAATCCCGCAGTACCTGATGAAGTGAATAAGGATAAGCCAATCCTTAGAAAATAA